The DNA region GAGCCGAAGCGTGCGCCAGGGCGCTAGTTGACATAATCACTTGCCCCGGGGCAAGTGGTGGCCTCTGGCGGTTTGTCGCTCCGGCGCAGGGCTGCGCGTCCGGCCCATTCCCAAGTTGACATAACCACTTGTTCTGGAGCAGGTTGCTCTTGGGTTTGTTGTGTTGAGCAAGGTCTCGCGCCTACTTGCCCCGGGGCAAGTTGAGGAAACTCCGGCTCCTTTCAAGCGAGCTGGGTTCGGATCCGGGGAGCACCTCTGAAAGGAGACACGATGCGGCGAGCCGGTGCCCTTGCATCGATCTGGATGCTCTTCCGTTCCCTTCCGCTTCTCGGCACGGTGACGCTCGCCATCGCCGCCACGCTCGCGCTCGTTCCCGGCATCGCCCGTTCCCAGTGGAGCACCGACCCACCTCCGCCGCCCACGGTCGAGCAGACCGCGGCCGACGTTCATCCCCATCGGGTCGAGATCACGCCCGTCGCGGGTTGGCAGTTCGGTGGAGGATTCAGCGGCAGCGAGGGGGAGATCGAGATCCCTGCCGCGTTCCTGTACGGGGCCATGCTGGATCTCTGGGTCCGGCCGGATGCGCAGGCCGAGTTCCTCTACACGCGCCAGGAGACGAGTCTTCGCTTCGATCCCGCCGGGCCGTCACCGGAGATCGACCTGGGCGACCTGACCATCCACGAGTTCCAGCTCGGCGGGAACGTCGATTTGCGTCCCGGCCGCTTGCGTCCCTACGCGCTCGGGACCTTGGGCGTCACGTGGTTCGACCCGGCGGGGGACTATGACGGCGAGAGCCGGTTCTCGAGCACGCTCGGCGCCGGGATCCGCGCGCCGTTGAGCGACCGGTTCGGGCTCCGGCTCGAGGGACGCTGGATCATCAACTTCTTCAACTCCTCGGGGAGCCTCTTCTGCAGCTCGGGGGGATGCCTCGTCAACTTCTCGGGCGATTTCGTGTCCCAGGGCGCGTTGAGCGGGGGGCTCAGCATCGGGTTCTAGCGCTCGAGGGCTGAGCGTCGGATGTAGCGCCCGCGCCAGGCTCCACGCCGCGGCCTAGCGCCCGCGCGGGACACCGCGGTCCCCGGAACCGACCACCGAATCCGCGAACGCCGCCATCGCGTCCCGGACCGCCCAGACGAGAGGCGGCGGCTCGAGATAGAGCATCGTGGGGGCGGTCATCGCCTCCCGCGCCCGGTCCTCCGGCGTCGACCAGTCCTGGAGCGGTGGCCGCTCCGGCATGGGGAGGCTGTCCGACGGCGCCCCGCGCTCCGCGTACCCCGTGATCTCCCCCGAGCAGACGAGCCCGCGCGTCGCGAGATCGTAGAGGTGCAGCGACACGTCGCTCTCGAGAATCGTGACGCGGATCTCGACGCCCCGCGAGGACCTGTCGACGCGCTCCGTCTCGCGATCCTCGGTCCGGACGCGCTTCGTTCGGACGCGCGCGAGGACGCCGTAGCGCGCCGAGTCGGCGAGCGCGTCCGCCGCGCGGCCCAGCCACAGGGGCTCGGCGCGCCCATGGAGCTGGTAGCCGAGAAGCAGGAGCCGAGCCGTCGAGTCGTCGAGCGCCGCGCGAACGCGCGCGTGGCGCAGGATCGGAACGCCGGCCCACCTCGCCGCGAGCACGCTGTCGAGCGCGGCGATCAGGGGCGGCCTCACCTGATCCACCTCGTCCACCTGGACCGCGCCCAGGACCGCGACTCCTCCCGCGCGAAGCGATTCGAGTGCCGCGGGCGCACCCCAGGCGCCGGGAGCCGCCACGCTCACGACACCGGATGCCGCCACGGGCTTCTCGCCGCCTCCGGAGCTCGCGCAGCCGGCGCACGCGAGCACGGAAGCCGCGAGGGCGGAGCCGGCGAGGAGCAGAGGGGCGAACGGCACGCGGGCGACCGAACGGCTGGGGAAAGGCAAGCGCCGCCGCGATTCCCTCACGCGCCCGTCACCTGCGCGATGGAATCGCGAAGCGCCGTCGCGATCTCCACGATGGAATCGTCCTCCGTGACGAGCGGCGGCGCGAGGACCACGAAGTCCCCCCTCGTGCCGTCCACGACTCCAGATCCCGCGTGCACGAGAACGCCCCGTTCCCGGCAAGCCGCGGCGACGCGTTCCGCGACGCCGGCCTCCCGAGGGAACGGCGCTCCCGCGCGGCTCTCCGCGAGCTCGATTCCCCAGAGAGCGCCGAGGCCGCGCACGTCGAACACGGAGTCGAGCGCCCGAAGCGGCTCGAACGCCTCCCGGTAGATCGCCTCCGCCTCCCGCACGCGCTCGTAGAGTTTCCCGGACTCCAGCGCGTCGAGCACACGGCTTCCCACGGCCGCGGCCACGGGGTTCCCTCCGTACGTCTGGACGTGCCGGAACTCCTCGGGCTCGAGCGTACGGAGGATCCGGTCTGCGATCAGCACGCCGGCCAAGGGAGCGTAGCCCGCGCCGGCGCCCTTCCCGAACACGACCAGGTCGGGCTCGGCCTTCGCGTCGGGGCTCTGCTCCGCGAGCCGCTGCCATGAGAAGAGCGCGCCCGTTCTCCCGAATCCGGTCAGCACCTCGTCCGCGATCCAGAGCGCCCCCGATCCGTCGCAGAGCGTGCGCACGCGGGCCAAGTAGCCGGGAGGCGGCACCACGACCCCGAGACCCGCCCCCGGGATGGTCTCGAGGATGAACGCGGCGGGCGGCTCGGTTCCCACCGCCGCGTCGGCGCACGCGACGCGGCACGACGGATAGGAGAGTCCGCGAAAGCAGCGCGCGCAAAACGCCGATGGGCCGCCGCGACCGGGACCGACCGCGGCCTCGTACGGGGCGCGGCGCGTGGAGTATCCCGTGACGCTCAGCGCCCCGAGCGTCGCGCCATGGTAGTGGCCGGCGAGGTAGGCCACCCTCGTGCGCTCCGGATTCCCGCACGCGACCTGGTAGCGATGCGCGATCTTCAGCGCGACGTCGACGGCCTCGCTTCCCGAGGACGTCAGCACGGCCCGCTTGTACGGCGCGCCCGCGGCCGCGAGGAGCCGCCTGCGGTACGCGCGCGCATGCTCGGAATCGGAAATCGAGGGTCTCGCGTGCGGCACGCGGGACGCCGCCTCGCTCATCGCCTCCACGAGATCCGGCCGCGAGTAGCCGAGTTGGGCGCAGAACGCGCCGGACGTGGCGTCGAGGTAGCGCCTTCCGGCGCTGTCCCACACGTGGACTCCCTCCGCTCGCGTGAGGAGGAGGAGCGGGGCCGGAACGGAAAGGGTTCGTGGCGCGTGTGGCATGGGGACCGACCTTACCCTGCGGGGTGGGCTACGTCACCCCCGCGAGCGAACCGCGGGGTCCGGCGATGGGGACTACCGGACCGCAGGCAGCTGGCCGCCGCCTGGACCTATCGCGCCCGCTCGACGGGTTCCGCCACCCCTACCGAGGCGACACGGATGGCGGCGCGCTGGAGCGCGGAGTAGCGCTCCTTCTGGGGTCGCATGGCGCTCGCGAGGAGGAGGCACACCTCGGCGCGCGTCAGCTTCTTCTCCGACTGGGCGAGCGACTCGAACCCCGGGTCCAGAATCGGGACCGGCCTCACCTCGGGAACGGACTTCGACTTCACGCGCGAGGGGCTCTTGCCCGCCGCCTTGGCCTGCTTCCGTGCCTTCGCAACGCGATCGGCCTCGGCCTTCTTCTTGAGGCGCGTCTCCTCCTCGGCCGCCGCCTTCGCTTCGCGCTCCGCTCGGTCCGCCGCGTCGCTCCCCGCGAAATGGCGGTTGAAGTCCCGCGACACGGCCATGGCGTCGAGCGAGCCCAGGTTGTGGGCACGAGCCCGGTGGCGGTCCAGGCACCGCAGCAGGATCTCGAGCGCCTCGGATCGCGTCACGGTCTCGCGCTCCCGCTCGACACGCGCGGCCTCACCGCTCACCACCCCCGCGTCCACGAGAGAAGCCAGGGTCGAGGACCAGTCCCGCGACGGGAACGCGGTGGACAGGCCGAACGCGGACACGAGCGAGGCGTAGTAATCCCCGCGGGTCACCGCATCGTCGGGCTCGAACTCGTCCCCCTCCGCGAACGCGAGACCGTCCCGGCATGCCGCGAGCGCGTAGCGAGCTTCCCAGGATCCCGGCTCGAGATCCTCGTACCGGCGAACGTGGCCGTCCAGGAATGCGAGCGGATCCACCGTGTCGAGCCTCGCGAACGTGCGCGACTGGACCGTGGACCGCTCGGCAACCGCAACCGCAACCGCATCGGCATCCGCGCCCTCGTCCTCGTCGGCGTCCCCATCCTCCTCGCCCTCGTCCGCGGGAGCGTTGCGCCGCAGCTCGAGGTGGAGGTGGGGCGAGCTCGCGCGCCCGGACTTCCCGACCTTGCCGATCGGCTCGCCCGCCACGACGATGTCTCCCGTCTTCACCGTCACCGACTTCGGCGCGAGGTGCGCGTAGAGCGAGTACACGGTCTCCCCGTTCGGGAGGAGATGCCGGAGGACCACGTAGTTGCCCCAGCCGGTCCGCCACTTCCAGGTGGTGCGCGTCTTCGTGACGGTCTTGTAGGTCTTCTTCGGCTTCGCGCCCTTCGCACTCTTCCCGCCCTTCGCAGCCTTCGCGCCCTTCGCGCCGGCGCCCTCCTTCGGAGTCACCGCCACCTTCACGCGCTTCTTCGTCACGACCTTCACGAGCGCGTTCGCGTCCGCGACCATCACGACGCCCGATCCGATCGCCCGCACCGGATCGCCTCCGCGTCCGCACGAGAGATCGACGCCGTAGTGCATGCGCTGCTTCTTCGAGCCCCGAAGCGCGAGGTAGGGATCGGAGACGTACCACCCGTATGCGGAGCCGGACGCGGCCTTCTTGAAGTCGAGCTCGTCGCCCACCGGGTAGACGAACGCGCCGGCCACCGGCATGACCCGGTCATCGGAGGAGGGAGGCTTTGCCGAGGCCGCCGCGGATCCCTGCGTCCCCGGCTCGGCGAGGGCGGCGCCCACGAGCATCGCGCCCGCGAATGCCGCGCCGAGGAACGCGGCGCCCGAGGAGAGGAAGCCCGCGACGAGGATCGCGGCGCTCGAGACGACGATCTGGATGACGTCGAGCCCCCGGAAAGCGCGTTCGAGGCGCGTTCCTGGGAGCCGCGGCAACTAATCCGTCTCCAGGGTCTCGGTTCGGGACAGTCCGAAGCGGAAGGTCCAGTCGAGAATGCGTCTCGCTTCGGCAAAGCGCAGAGCGTTGCTCGGAGCGCCGAGCACCACCGCGGTGATGTCGGCGCCGGTCGGGGCCTTGACGTTCGTGACGAGGCAGTAGCCGGCTTCACGGATGAATCCGGTCTTGCCGCTCGTGACGGTCCACTGGCTGGCACGGAGCAGCCGGTTCGTGTTGACGAGCTGATGGAGCTTCTTGTTCGAGACGAACTTGTACTCGGTCTTCTGCGTGATCGCGCCGATCACGGGGTCCTGGGAAGCGAGGTTCAGGATCTTCGCCATGTCCTGCGCGGTCGAGACGTTCCGCTCGCTCAGGCCCGTGGGCTCCACGAAGTGGGAGCCGGAGAGTCCCAGCGAATCGGCCATCGAGTTCATCCTCGAGATGAAGTCGATGTGTCCGACGCCGCACGTGCGGACGAGCGCCTTGGTCGCCGCGTTGTCCGACGACATGAGCGACATGTGGAAGAGGTCGCGCACCGTGATCTCCTCCCGGGAGCGGATCCGGGTCTTGCTGGAATTCCGGATGTCTTCGGGGGTCATCTCGATCACGCGATCCCAGTCGGGATCCGTCTGGAGGAACACCATCGCCGTGACGAGCTTGGTGAGGCTCGCGATCGGAAGCACCTGCTCCGGGTTCTTGGTGAAGAGGACCCGGTTGTTCGTGGCGTCGACCACGTACGCGGCCTTCACGTTGAGGCGCGGAATGCCGTACGGGGTGACGGCCGGGAGGCGTAGCGGAGCGGGCCGGCGGCGCTTCCGGGTGGACCGCTTCCGGCGCTTCTTGGTCGTCGAGGCGGTCGGGGCGGCGGCCAGCAGGACCGTGCCCGCGCCGAGGCTCGGGGCGGACGCCCCTCCGGAAGACGTCCCGGCGGAGGCCGGCAGGGCGGGGTCGACCCCCTGGCCGCGGGCCTCCGTCAGGGCGGAGCCTTCCAGCAGGAACAGCGCCCCCAGGACCAGCGCCGCAGATCGGACCACAGGTTGTTTGAGCATCGCTAGTTAGCCCTCATCCGTTGACTTCCCTGTCGGCGGGTGAAACGGGGGCAAACGATTGCCCCCTCCAGGGTTATCGGACTGGGCAGGCCGATATGAAGCGGAAAGTGAGGCTTCATGCCGTTGGAGGTGTCCGGCAACAAGGATCTTACCACATCCTCTGGATCGCGGCCAACCCCCAAACCCATCCCAACCGCCCAAGAACTACACGGGCGGCCCGCCGGGGTGTTCTTCGGGCCAGGGCCCCCGGTCGTGCCGCCCGTAACTGCCGGGTACCGTTAGTCTTCTCGGCTCTCGTTCCGGGCCCGGAGCTCTTCCCGCAGTTCCCGGACTTCTTCCTGCAAGCTCTGGACCTCGCGCTCCAGGTCATCCAGCTGGCGGCGGACCTCGTCCCGGCCCACCCGGATCCGCTCCATCCGCTCGGGCAGGTCGTCCAGTTCCCTCACGTGCCAGCGCGTCACGTCTCCGTAGCGCTGCGGGGGGCGGGTGCCGAGCGTGACCTCGAAGTTCTTGCGCTCGCCCGCACGGACGGCCGCGATCTGGATCGTCGCGCCCGGCTTCTTCTCGCGCATCTCGCGGATCAGCTCGGCGGAGTCCTCGATCTCCTCGCCGTCGAGACGCACGATCACGTCGCCGCGCTTCAGGCCGGCTTTCTCGGCCGGGCTCTCATCCTCCACGCGGTTCACGAGGGCTCCCTCGGTGCTCGGGAGATCCCGGGCCTGCTTCAGCTCGGGGTCGATGTCCTGGACACGGACGCCGAGATAGCCCCCCTGGACCTGGGCTTCCTCACCGCTGTGGCCGCGATCGACGCGGACGCGCGGCGGCGTCGAGTGAGCGTCGTCCTCCTCGTGTGGGTGGGCCACCGCGGGCGCCGCCGAGAGCGCCAGGCACAGGGACCCTGCCGCCAGACCCAGCAGGGGCCAGCGGGCGACCTTCGTGTTCATGGTTTCCTCCTTGAACTGGTTGGGATCGGCTGGGTCTTCCCGGCAGTGCCCCCCGGCCTCCATTTCGTGTACCGGCAAGGGCGACGCGAAGTTCCAGCGTCCGGTCGGGCGAAACGCGAAACCCGTCCCGGTTCGCCCCGGACGTACTCTGATTGGACCGGAAATCCCGAGGGACCGTTTACTTCGAGGGGACCATCTTGAAGCTGGCGCACTTCTTCGGGAGCGCGCCGATCGGGCCGCAGCTCGCGAGGACCGCGGGGGAGAGGTCCCGGAGGTAGAAGTCCCCCTTCGCTTCGTCGCAGAACAGAGGATCGCCGACGAGGGTGTCCGCGGACGGCAGGCTCGCCAGCGCCGCCCCGCTCGGATCGTGAACCAGGTTGCACTCGAAGTGCGGCGTGGACTGCTGGATTCCCACGAACGTCCTCTGCTGGGGCGCCATGACGAAGATGTTCTTCACGATCTCGGGCGAGACCCGTTCCGCGGCCCAGATGGTGCCACCGCCCTCGGCGGCGGCGTTCCGGTAGAAGGTGTTGCTCTGGATGGTGGGATTCACGCCCGCGGGACCTCTTCCGACGATCGTCATCGCCGCTCCCGCGGCGCCCTTCGCGCGGTTCAGATCGAACACGCAGAGTCCCGCGGTCAACGTCGCCTGATCGACCTGGACGGCCCCGCCCGTGGAGGCTTCGTTCTCGGTGAACCGGCTGCGGGAGAGCGTCACGCGCGATCCGCGCACGACCGCGACGGCGCCCCCCGCGAGCTTGGCCGTGTTCTTCTCGAACCAGCCCTCGAGGACGAGCGCCTCGGACGAATCGGCGAGGATCGCGCCGCCGTTCGCTCCGTCCGCGTGATTTCCTTCGAAGTTGCACCCGCGGATCGGGAAGAGGATCCGCGAGGAGACGAGCGCGATCGCGCCGCCCGAGTTCCCGCGGTTCCTCAGGAATTCGCACGAGCGGATGAGACCCGTGGACGAGGTCATCGTGATGGCGCTCCCCTGGTTCTCGATGAACCGGCAGTCGCGCACGTCCACGTTCTCCGACTGCCAGATCGAGATCGCGCTCTCCCAGTTCTTCTCGAGGATGTTTCCCGCCACGAGGAAGCCCGAGGAGCGGACGATGTGGATGCCGCCTCCCGAATTGGATCGCCCGCGGCGAATCGTGAATCCGACGATGCCGCCGCCCGAGACGCCCTCCACCGAGAGAACACGCGCGGCGTCGCCGCCGTCGAGGATCGTCGTGTCCGGGCCTTGAGCGCCGAAGAGGAGGACCTTCTTCTTGATCGTGAATGGGCCCGTGTAGGTCCCGGGAGACACGAAGATCGTGTCGCCGGCCGAGGCCGCGTCGATTCCGGCCTGGATCGTGCGGTGCGTGCGCGGAACGTGGACGGCCGCATCGGCGGGCGTGGCCGCCGAGAGGAGGACCGTGACCGCGAGCATCCCCGCGAGCGCCAGGCATCCTGCCGTCGTGAGGATCGCGGGGCGATCAGCTCGCAACGGCGCCCTCCTCGACGGGTCCCGCGGTGACCAGCGCGTACGCCTCGGTGCGCAGGAACTTCCGCGCGGCCTGGTGCGCCTGATCCCGTGTGACGCCGCGGATGATCGAGAGGTAGCGCTCGATGTAGTCGAGCCCGAGTCCGTAGAGCTCGGCCGTGAGGAGCTGTCCCGCGACGCCGGCATTCGTCTCGAGCCGGACGGGGAAGACGCCCGTGAGATAGCCCTTCGCCTCTTCCATCTCCTGCTCCGTCGGTCCGTCCCGGTGGAGCTTCGAGATCTCCTCCAGGATCGCGGCGGTCGCGCGTCCCGCGTTGGCCGGGTTCGTCCCCGCGCGGATCTGGATCGGTCCCGCGCCGATCCCCGACATCAGGCCGGAGTAGACGCCGTAGACGAGCCCTTCGCGGTCGCGAAGGCTGTCCATGAGCCGGCTGGAGAGCGACGCGCCGCCGAGCACGTAGTTCATCATCATGGCGGCGTAGAAGTCGGGATCGGTGCGGGCCACGCCGGGGAGCGCGACGACGACATCGGTCTGCGACTTTCCGGGGCGCGGCACCGCCATCGTGCGCGGCGCCTTGGGCGCGGGCACGCCGGGAACGCGGAAGGGCGGCGCGTCCTTCGCGCGCTCCCACGACCCGAACGCCGCCTCGACGAGCTCCGATGCCCGGGCCGCCGTCACGTCTCCCACGAGCACGAGCAGCGTCCGCTCGGGGCCGTAGTGGCGCGCGTGGAACCCGGCGAGGTCGTCGCGCGTGATCGCGAGGAGCGAGGACTCCGTTCCCGCGGGCGGATGGTGATACGGATGCTCCGAGGGATAGAGGAGCTCGTTCGCGCGCCGGGCCGCGACGCTGGACGTGTTGTTCTCCGCGATCCGGTACTCGTTCACGAGCTCGCCCCGGATCTGCTCGATCGGCTCGGGCGGGAACACGGGATTGCGGAGCGCGTCCGCGAGCGCGGCGAGCACTTCCTCCAGGTCTCCGGACAGCATGTTCCCGTGGAACGAGACGGTCTCGGAGCCTCCCTCGAATCGGAGGGACGCGCCCAGGCTCTCGACGGCCGAGGCCTGCTCGAACGCGGTTCGCGTGGCGGTGCCCTGGTCGAGCATGGCCGCGACGAACGCGCCGAGCCCGCTCTTCCCGGGCGGATCGAAGAGCGCGCCGGCCTTCACGAGTCCCTGGAGCGCGATGGACGGGTTCGCGTGGTTCTCGCGAACGATCAGGACCAGGCCGTTCGGAAGGACCACCCGGCTGGTCTCGACGGTCACGGCCACGGCGGTCTCGACGATCGGATCGGGCGTCATGGGGCCTCCCCGGGAACGGGATCGTAGTGCCCGACGGTGCGCGTCTCCTCGGTAAGGTACTCGCGCGCCACGCGTTGCACTTCATCCGTTCCCACGGCCCGGACGTGGTCGAGGTAGGTTTCCAGGTATCGGTAGGTGGCCACCGTCTCGAAGTACCCCAGTTGCTGCGCCAGGCTCCGGATCGAGTCCTTCGCGTACACGAACGACGCCTCCACCTGGCGCTTCGCCCGGCTCATCTCGGCGTCGGTGGCGGGCTCCCGCTGGAGCCGCTCCACCTCGCGATAGAGTCCCTGCTCCACCTGATCGAGCGTCGCGCCCGGCGCCACCGTGGCGCGCGCGATGAGGAGGAACGGGTCGCGGGCCGTCTCGTTCCCGGCGTCGACCTCGGTCGCGAGCTTCCCCTCGACCAGGGCGCGGTAGAGCCGGGACGTGCGGCCGTGTCCCAGGATCATGCTGAGGACGTCGAGCGCGTAGTTGTCCGGGTGCACGAGCGCGGGATTGCGCCAGGACACCATGAGGTAGCGCGTATCGCCCGATTTCCGGAGCTTGAACCGGCGCTCGCCGCGCTGCGGCGGCTCCACGATGCGCATGGGCGGGGGCTCGGGCCCTTTCGGGATCCCGCCGAAGGACCGCTCCACCAGATCGAGCGCCCGGTCCGCCGGAACGTCGCCCACCACGACCACCGTGGCGTTGTTCGGCACGTAGTGGGTGCGGTAGTAGTCGCGGATCTCCTCGGTCGTGATCTGCTCCACGTCCGTGCGCCAGCCGATCGTCGGCCAGTGGTAGGGGTGTGCCTGGAAGGCCTGCGCGAAGGTCTCCTGGTAGAGCGCGCGGTGCGGATTGTCCTCGTTCCGCTCGAGCTCGGAACGGACCACCGTCATCTCGAGGCGGTGCTCCTCCTCGGGGATCGACGCGTTCACCATCCGGTCCGCCTCGATGTCCATCGCGATCTCGAGGCGATCCTTCGCGAGCACTTCGTAGTAGCAGGTGTAGTCGAGCGAGGTCCCCGCGTTGAAGGAGGCGCCGTGTCTTTGAAGCGTGCGGGCGATCTCGCCCTTCCCGTAGCGCGGCGTGCCCTTGAACATCATGTGCTCGAGGAGGTGCGAGATGCCCGTGATCCCCGCGTTCTCGTTTCGCGAGCCCACCTTGTACCAGACCATGAAGGAGACGACCGGGGCGGTGTGGACCGGCTGGACGAGAACCGTGAGGCCGTTCGAGAGCTTCGTTTCCCGAACGGGAGAAGCGAATGCCGTGAGCGTGTCGGTCATGGGATCGATTCCTGTGGTGATGCGGATGGGGTGCGCTCCAGTACCGCGACGCATTCGATGTGGGACGTGTGCGGAAACATGTCCACGGCCCGGACCCAGAGCGGACGGTAGCGGCGCTCGCAGAGGAGCGCCAGATCGCGGCCGAGCGTGCTGGGATTGCAGGAGACATAGACGAGGCGCGGCGCGCCGAGATGGATGAGCCGGCTCACGACGCCGGGATGGAGCCCCGCGCGCGGCGGATCGACGAGCACGGCATCGATGTCGTGGAGGGCGCCCCCGCCGGCGTCGGCGCGGAGGACGCCGGTCCCGGGGCGCATGGAGCCGCCGGGGGCTGGCGCGCGGCTCGTGCCCCGGCCTCCCCCCTGGGGCGTTCCGAGCCCGAACCGATCGCGCAGGATCTCCATCGCCTCCCCCGTCCAGAATCGCGCGTTGGCGATCCCGTTTCGCTTCGCGTTCCGCTCGGCGTCCCGTACGGCGACGTCCGAGGACTCGATCCCGATCGCCTCACGGGCGTGCTTCGCGATCGGCAGCGTGAAGGTTCCCGTGCCGGAGTACACGTCGAGCACGCGTTCCGCTCCCGTCAGCCCGAGCCCTTCGATCGCGACCTCGAGGAGCCGCTCCGCCTGTTCCGTGTTCGTCTGGAAGAAGGAGCTCGAGGAGATCTCGAACGTGAGCCCGCCCAGGGTCTCGAGGATCGTCGGGCTCCCCGCGAGAATCCTCTCTTCTTCACCCGTGGCGACCTGCGCGCGGCGCCGCGTGAGGTTCAGGAGAACGCTCCGGACCCGCGGAAACGCGCGGACGATCGCGGGCGCGATCCGCTCGAAGAACGGATGCGGCTCGGTCGCGACGAAGTTCACCATCACCTCGCCGGTGCGGATGCCCTCGCGAATGGCGAGATACCGGAGAAGTCCCTCATGGCGCCGCGTGTCGTACGCGGTGAGGCCCTCGCGGCGGGCGGCATCGCGCACGAACGCGA from Candidatus Eisenbacteria bacterium includes:
- a CDS encoding aminotransferase class III-fold pyridoxal phosphate-dependent enzyme is translated as MPHAPRTLSVPAPLLLLTRAEGVHVWDSAGRRYLDATSGAFCAQLGYSRPDLVEAMSEAASRVPHARPSISDSEHARAYRRRLLAAAGAPYKRAVLTSSGSEAVDVALKIAHRYQVACGNPERTRVAYLAGHYHGATLGALSVTGYSTRRAPYEAAVGPGRGGPSAFCARCFRGLSYPSCRVACADAAVGTEPPAAFILETIPGAGLGVVVPPPGYLARVRTLCDGSGALWIADEVLTGFGRTGALFSWQRLAEQSPDAKAEPDLVVFGKGAGAGYAPLAGVLIADRILRTLEPEEFRHVQTYGGNPVAAAVGSRVLDALESGKLYERVREAEAIYREAFEPLRALDSVFDVRGLGALWGIELAESRAGAPFPREAGVAERVAAACRERGVLVHAGSGVVDGTRGDFVVLAPPLVTEDDSIVEIATALRDSIAQVTGA
- a CDS encoding M23 family metallopeptidase, giving the protein MPRLPGTRLERAFRGLDVIQIVVSSAAILVAGFLSSGAAFLGAAFAGAMLVGAALAEPGTQGSAAASAKPPSSDDRVMPVAGAFVYPVGDELDFKKAASGSAYGWYVSDPYLALRGSKKQRMHYGVDLSCGRGGDPVRAIGSGVVMVADANALVKVVTKKRVKVAVTPKEGAGAKGAKAAKGGKSAKGAKPKKTYKTVTKTRTTWKWRTGWGNYVVLRHLLPNGETVYSLYAHLAPKSVTVKTGDIVVAGEPIGKVGKSGRASSPHLHLELRRNAPADEGEEDGDADEDEGADADAVAVAVAERSTVQSRTFARLDTVDPLAFLDGHVRRYEDLEPGSWEARYALAACRDGLAFAEGDEFEPDDAVTRGDYYASLVSAFGLSTAFPSRDWSSTLASLVDAGVVSGEAARVERERETVTRSEALEILLRCLDRHRARAHNLGSLDAMAVSRDFNRHFAGSDAADRAEREAKAAAEEETRLKKKAEADRVAKARKQAKAAGKSPSRVKSKSVPEVRPVPILDPGFESLAQSEKKLTRAEVCLLLASAMRPQKERYSALQRAAIRVASVGVAEPVERAR
- a CDS encoding serine hydrolase, translated to MVRSAALVLGALFLLEGSALTEARGQGVDPALPASAGTSSGGASAPSLGAGTVLLAAAPTASTTKKRRKRSTRKRRRPAPLRLPAVTPYGIPRLNVKAAYVVDATNNRVLFTKNPEQVLPIASLTKLVTAMVFLQTDPDWDRVIEMTPEDIRNSSKTRIRSREEITVRDLFHMSLMSSDNAATKALVRTCGVGHIDFISRMNSMADSLGLSGSHFVEPTGLSERNVSTAQDMAKILNLASQDPVIGAITQKTEYKFVSNKKLHQLVNTNRLLRASQWTVTSGKTGFIREAGYCLVTNVKAPTGADITAVVLGAPSNALRFAEARRILDWTFRFGLSRTETLETD
- a CDS encoding PDZ domain-containing protein, coding for MNTKVARWPLLGLAAGSLCLALSAAPAVAHPHEEDDAHSTPPRVRVDRGHSGEEAQVQGGYLGVRVQDIDPELKQARDLPSTEGALVNRVEDESPAEKAGLKRGDVIVRLDGEEIEDSAELIREMREKKPGATIQIAAVRAGERKNFEVTLGTRPPQRYGDVTRWHVRELDDLPERMERIRVGRDEVRRQLDDLEREVQSLQEEVRELREELRARNESRED
- a CDS encoding right-handed parallel beta-helix repeat-containing protein; this translates as MRADRPAILTTAGCLALAGMLAVTVLLSAATPADAAVHVPRTHRTIQAGIDAASAGDTIFVSPGTYTGPFTIKKKVLLFGAQGPDTTILDGGDAARVLSVEGVSGGGIVGFTIRRGRSNSGGGIHIVRSSGFLVAGNILEKNWESAISIWQSENVDVRDCRFIENQGSAITMTSSTGLIRSCEFLRNRGNSGGAIALVSSRILFPIRGCNFEGNHADGANGGAILADSSEALVLEGWFEKNTAKLAGGAVAVVRGSRVTLSRSRFTENEASTGGAVQVDQATLTAGLCVFDLNRAKGAAGAAMTIVGRGPAGVNPTIQSNTFYRNAAAEGGGTIWAAERVSPEIVKNIFVMAPQQRTFVGIQQSTPHFECNLVHDPSGAALASLPSADTLVGDPLFCDEAKGDFYLRDLSPAVLASCGPIGALPKKCASFKMVPSK
- a CDS encoding pitrilysin family protein; the protein is MTPDPIVETAVAVTVETSRVVLPNGLVLIVRENHANPSIALQGLVKAGALFDPPGKSGLGAFVAAMLDQGTATRTAFEQASAVESLGASLRFEGGSETVSFHGNMLSGDLEEVLAALADALRNPVFPPEPIEQIRGELVNEYRIAENNTSSVAARRANELLYPSEHPYHHPPAGTESSLLAITRDDLAGFHARHYGPERTLLVLVGDVTAARASELVEAAFGSWERAKDAPPFRVPGVPAPKAPRTMAVPRPGKSQTDVVVALPGVARTDPDFYAAMMMNYVLGGASLSSRLMDSLRDREGLVYGVYSGLMSGIGAGPIQIRAGTNPANAGRATAAILEEISKLHRDGPTEQEMEEAKGYLTGVFPVRLETNAGVAGQLLTAELYGLGLDYIERYLSIIRGVTRDQAHQAARKFLRTEAYALVTAGPVEEGAVAS
- a CDS encoding pitrilysin family protein: MTDTLTAFASPVRETKLSNGLTVLVQPVHTAPVVSFMVWYKVGSRNENAGITGISHLLEHMMFKGTPRYGKGEIARTLQRHGASFNAGTSLDYTCYYEVLAKDRLEIAMDIEADRMVNASIPEEEHRLEMTVVRSELERNEDNPHRALYQETFAQAFQAHPYHWPTIGWRTDVEQITTEEIRDYYRTHYVPNNATVVVVGDVPADRALDLVERSFGGIPKGPEPPPMRIVEPPQRGERRFKLRKSGDTRYLMVSWRNPALVHPDNYALDVLSMILGHGRTSRLYRALVEGKLATEVDAGNETARDPFLLIARATVAPGATLDQVEQGLYREVERLQREPATDAEMSRAKRQVEASFVYAKDSIRSLAQQLGYFETVATYRYLETYLDHVRAVGTDEVQRVAREYLTEETRTVGHYDPVPGEAP
- the rlmD gene encoding 23S rRNA (uracil(1939)-C(5))-methyltransferase RlmD gives rise to the protein MTHSPKERDGDRNPGSEIGQNRPFSSAFEGRSVLYTRRMPAFESAPEALPDRTAGAAPPDAAAPSGSAPIRRGDTLEIEVLDLAFGGRALARIDGFVVFVENALPGDRVTATVYRKHRRYAEARALRVLRPAATRVEPRCEHVPVCGGCRTQDLAYEEQIRHKERQVEAALEHLGGLRVPLRPTIPAPRLFHYRNKMEYSFAQDASGRLALGLHVRGFFDRTFDLMRCHIATPVSSRIVAFVRDAARREGLTAYDTRRHEGLLRYLAIREGIRTGEVMVNFVATEPHPFFERIAPAIVRAFPRVRSVLLNLTRRRAQVATGEEERILAGSPTILETLGGLTFEISSSSFFQTNTEQAERLLEVAIEGLGLTGAERVLDVYSGTGTFTLPIAKHAREAIGIESSDVAVRDAERNAKRNGIANARFWTGEAMEILRDRFGLGTPQGGGRGTSRAPAPGGSMRPGTGVLRADAGGGALHDIDAVLVDPPRAGLHPGVVSRLIHLGAPRLVYVSCNPSTLGRDLALLCERRYRPLWVRAVDMFPHTSHIECVAVLERTPSASPQESIP